Proteins encoded together in one Thiovulum sp. ES window:
- a CDS encoding succinyl-CoA synthase, beta subunit SucC (PFAM: CoA-ligase; ATP-grasp domain~TIGRFAM: succinyl-CoA synthetase, beta subunit), with the protein MNIHEYQAKEIFKKYGVATPRGIVANTVEEAVKNAEELGGNIWVVKAQIHAGGRGLGGGVKLAKSLDEVRTNAEAILGMQLVTHQTGPEGKLVQKIYIEEGADIQAEYYISVVLDRAREMPIIMASTEGGMDIETVAEKTPEKIVTVAVDPAIGIQGFHMRELAFGLGLSKEEQKHFGKLVSALYNAYMDTDAEMVEINPLIKTGEGKFIALDGKMGFDDNALGRQADIEAMRDLSEEEPTETEAKASGLSYIKLDGAVGCMVNGAGLAMATMDIIKHEGGEPANFLDVGGAANPQTVAKGFDIILRDKNVKAIFVNIFGGIVRCDRVANGILEATKITKVDVPVVVRLDGTNAEEAKIILQNSQIDNIIAAENLVDGAKKVNSL; encoded by the coding sequence ATGAATATTCACGAATATCAAGCGAAAGAGATTTTCAAAAAGTATGGTGTTGCGACTCCACGGGGTATCGTTGCCAATACTGTTGAAGAAGCTGTCAAAAATGCTGAAGAATTAGGCGGAAATATTTGGGTTGTTAAAGCTCAAATTCATGCTGGAGGTCGAGGACTTGGCGGTGGAGTCAAACTAGCAAAAAGTCTCGATGAGGTTAGAACTAATGCGGAAGCTATTCTTGGAATGCAACTTGTTACACACCAAACTGGACCAGAGGGTAAATTAGTTCAAAAGATTTACATCGAAGAGGGTGCAGATATTCAGGCTGAATACTACATCTCTGTTGTTCTTGACCGAGCTAGAGAAATGCCAATTATCATGGCTTCTACTGAAGGTGGAATGGACATCGAAACAGTCGCTGAAAAGACTCCTGAAAAAATCGTTACAGTTGCTGTTGATCCTGCTATTGGAATTCAAGGTTTTCACATGAGAGAACTTGCTTTCGGTTTAGGTCTTTCTAAAGAGGAGCAAAAACATTTTGGAAAACTTGTTTCTGCACTTTACAATGCATATATGGATACTGATGCGGAAATGGTTGAAATCAATCCACTTATTAAAACAGGTGAAGGTAAATTTATCGCACTTGATGGAAAAATGGGATTTGATGACAATGCACTTGGACGACAAGCTGACATTGAAGCTATGAGAGATTTATCAGAAGAAGAGCCTACTGAAACTGAAGCAAAAGCATCTGGATTAAGTTATATTAAATTAGATGGTGCTGTTGGTTGTATGGTAAATGGTGCAGGTCTTGCAATGGCAACTATGGATATTATTAAACACGAGGGTGGAGAACCTGCTAACTTCTTAGATGTTGGTGGTGCTGCAAATCCGCAAACTGTTGCAAAAGGTTTTGACATTATTCTTCGAGACAAAAATGTTAAAGCAATTTTCGTGAATATTTTCGGTGGAATTGTTCGATGTGATCGAGTTGCAAACGGAATTCTTGAAGCTACAAAAATCACAAAAGTAGATGTTCCTGTTGTTGTAAGACTTGATGGAACAAATGCAGAAGAGGCAAAAATAATTCTTCAAAACAGTCAAATTGATAATATTATTGCTGCTGAAAATCTTGTTGATGGTGCAAAGAAAGTAAATAGTCTATGA